A single window of Channa argus isolate prfri chromosome 12, Channa argus male v1.0, whole genome shotgun sequence DNA harbors:
- the col4a5 gene encoding collagen alpha-5(IV) chain, with the protein MHKDLKSVAVPLLFFALCVAVQRTDSAACHGCATSKCDCSGVKGAKGERGFPGLTGQPGVPGFPGPEGPIGPRGEKGSDGPEGPTGPKGIRGPSGLPGFPGTPGLPGLPGQDGPPGPRGVPGCNGTKGDRGFPGNSGIPGQQGFPGPPGLPGQKGEPGDLISNVINGQKGVVGMPGLPGIPGSPGPPGLQGPIGPPGPRGYEGRPGPPGPQGPKGNMGLNFQGPKGEKGEQGLPGPPGPPGQVGEQKKPPETEIQRGDKGDPGPPGPPGDPGYPGPPGPSGGQKGEKGEPGELGKRGKPGKDGDPGSIGFPGIKGEPGLPGPPGRDGERGLKGDRGFPGPPGIVNGGQISRIGPKGEPGFPGTPGVKGERGPQGISGPPGSPGLPAIGGSGVPGPPGLQGERGQKGDVGAPGLSLPGPPGRPGSPGFQGPPGPPGPPGFSSGGQTCIPGEPGRPGVQGERGFTGETGQKGEKGDICVNCYGGTSPIPGPPGPPGPPGFPGLPGQQGFKGDRGFPGGPGAVGPPGPPGPLGTPGLPGEKGEPGDAISVSGIKGAKGDTGFPGQPGLPGLDGRPGRDGQPGPPGLKGPPGSLQVKGERGPPGELGAQGIPGDRGPPGAPGFGPPGPPGPKGIQGVSGRPGVPGAPGAKGEPGLTVAEKGLPGPRGQDGEPGLPGAPGNPGQPGQPGFPGLPGSKGDPGLPGIGLPGPPGVKGFPGISGQPGAPGGPGRPGVDGRPGQPGLPGPKGEPGFGLPGPPGLPGAPGAKGIPGPKGDTGFSGTPGLPGRSGFDGVPGTKGEPGKPGIPGSRGPPGTPTHGTVGAPGPPGPPGPMGPPGFPGQNGEKGDPGPPGLDLPGLPGDRGNPGFPGSPGPVGPPGLSGEPGRDGRSGLPGPKGDMGVMGPPGGPGGPGASGTPGAPGFKGEPGFPGRDGAPGPSGAKGEKGDPGLPGPPGIVDIPNNLKGNKGDPGPPGAPGFPGEKGFPGLPGEAGLQGSDGRPGIPGTPGAKGDPGINGGPGAPGVPGQKGSMGEMGFPGPPGQKGLTGQSGRPGSPGQPGASGLPGSKGEPGSAGFGPPGLPGPKGEPGQPGFPGSPGLKGVSGSLGLPGLPGAPGSKGDPGLPGFQGPPGIPGPKGLDGSPGAPGLTGAPGRSGEPGKPGVPGLPGEKGQAGRDGIPGPPGVKGEAGLPGYGIPGPAGLPGAQGAKGDPGFPGPPGSPGLPGLKGDAGFPGSPGPSGSSGPPGPPGLAMQGPKGLQGPPGPPGRAGQPGPEGPRGPAGSGGVKGEKGNAGAPGQPGFPGQKGDPGGPGFPGPPGLPGTPGVKGDPGLPGVPGFPGPKGDLGPPGNMGPPGDPGETGGMGPPGDPAVPPAPIVLKGERGPPGPQGHPGARGPPGLPGREGLQGQPGDRGSAGLDGTPGFSGPPGRKGDTGPSGQPGQRGYPGPPGSDGPQGPPGLPGGGPAAHGFLITRHSQIQEVPPCPEGTNLIYNGYSLLYVQGNERAHGQDLGTAGSCLRRFSTMPFMFCNINNVCNFASRNDYSYWLSTPEPMPMSMAPITGEGIKPYISRCAVCEARAMVIAVHSQTIQIPNCPSNWVTLWIGYSFMMHTSAGAEGSGQALASPGSCLEEFRSAPFIECHGRGTCNYYGNSYSFWLATVDPNEMFSKPQSETFKAGNLRARVSRCAVCMKTT; encoded by the exons GGTGACAGGGGTTTTCCAGGAAATTCAGGAATCCCAGGCCAGCAAGGATTTCCA GGTCCACCTGGTCTGCCAGGACAAAAG GGAGAACCTGGTGACCTGATCTCCAATGTCATTAATGGGCAGAAAGGAGTAGTGGGAATGCCCGGATTGCCAGGAATTCCT GGCAGTCCTGGACCCCCTGGTTTGCAAGGTCCTATTGGCCCCCCAGGACCAAGGGGCTATGAG GGTCGTCCGGGTCCTCCTGGTCCACAAGGACCTAAG GGAAACATGGGTTTGAACTTCCAAGGACCCAAAGGAGAAAAG GGTGAACAAGGTTTGCCAGGGCCTCCTGGTCCTCCAGGACAAGTTGGAGAACAAAAGAAGCCACCTGAGACTGAGATTCAAAGAGGGGACAAG GGTGACCCAGGACCTCCTGGCCCCCCAGGTGACCCAGGTTATCCAGGACCTCCT GGTCCCTCTGGTGGCcagaaaggagagaaaggtGAACCAGGAGAGCTAGGGAAAAGA gGCAAACCAGGCAAAGACGGTGACCCAGGCTCCATAGGTTTCCCT GGAATCAAAGGAGAACCAGGCTTGCCAGGTCCTCcaggcagagatggagagaga ggccTAAAAGGAGATCGCGGATTCCCAGGCCCACCAGGAATT GTGAATGGCGGACAGATAAGTCGGATCGGTCCTAAAGGTGAGCCAGGGTTTCCTGGTACACCCGGAgtaaaaggagaaagaggacCACAAG GAATATCAGGACCCCCGGGGTCACCAGGACTTCCTGCCATCGGTGGTAGTGGTGTGCCTGGACCTCCAGGTttgcagggagagagaggtcAGAAGGGAGATGTTGGTGCTCCGGGGCTTTCTTTGCCAGGTCCACCAGGACGTCCAGGGTCTCCAGGTTTCCAGGGTCCACCAGGGCCTCCCGGACCTCCAGGCTTTTCCTCTGGAGGACAAACCTGCATTCCCGGGGAGCCTGGGCGTCCCGGTGTGCAAGGAGAGAGAGGTTTCACAGGAGAAACAGGCCAAAAAG GTGAGAAGGGCGACATCTGTGTGAATTGCTATGGAGGCACCAGTCCCATTCCTGGGCCTCCAGGACCTCCAGGACCACCTGGTTTTCCTG GGCTTCCTGGCCAACAAGGTTTCAAAGGAGACAGAGGATTCCCAGGAGGACCTGGTGCTGTTGGGCCCCCT GGTCCCCCTGGTCCCCTAGGTACTCCAGGATTGCCTGGAGAGAAGGGAGAGCCAGGTGACGCCATATCAGTCAGCGGTATAAAAGGAGCGAAGGGTGACACCGGCTTCCCTGGTCAGCCTGGTCTGCCTGGTCTGGATGGGAGACCCGGTCGTGATGGACAGCCTGGACCTCCTGGGCTCAAAGGACCTCCT GGGTCTCTGCAAGTAAAAGGAGAACGCGGGCCCCCTGGTGAACTGGGTGCCCAAGGTATTCCAGGGGACAGAGGTCCACCAGGTGCACCTGGCTTTGGACCTCCGGGACCTCCAGGACCAAAGGGTATTCAGGGGGTTTCAGGAAGACCTGGAGTTCCTGGTGCACCCG GTGCTAAAGGTGAACCGGGTTTAACTGTGGCAGAGAAAGGCTTACCAGGACCTAGAGGACAGGATGGTGAGCCTGGACTCCCCGGTGCACCAG GTAACCCAGGTCAGCCCGGACAGCCTGGTTTCCCTGGTTTACCAGGATCGAAGGGTGACCCTGGACTCCCAGGCATTGGACTCCCAGGACCCCCGGGAGTAAAAG GATTCCCAGGCATCTCTGGCCAGCCAGGAGCTCCTGGAGGACCAGGCAGACCTGGAGTGGATGGACGCCCAGGCCAACCTGGACTTCCTGGACCCAAG GGTGAGCCTGGCTTTGGACTTCCTGGTCCACCTGGTTTACCAGGGGCACCTGGAGCTAAAGGGATCCCTGGGCCAAAGGGGGATACTGGTTTCTCTGGAACACCTGGGTTACCGGGACGATCTGGATTTGATGGTGTTCCAGGAACCAAAG GTGAGCCCGGTAAACCTGGTATCCCTGGATCTCGTGGTCCACCTGGAACCCCCACTCATGGTACAGTAGGAGCCCCAGGCCCTCCTGGACCTCCAGGCCCAATGGGACCACCAG GATTCCCTGGACAAAACGGAGAGAAAGGAGACCCTGGTCCTCCTGGCCTAGACCTCCCAGGTCTCCCAGGAGATAGAGGAAATCCTGGCTTCCCAGGTTCCCCAGGACCAGTGGGACCCCCTGGACTTTCTGGAGAACCTGGACGGGATGGCCGGTCTGGATTGCCAG GTCCGAAAGGAGACATGGGTGTCATGGGACCTCCAGGAGGTCCTGGAGGACCAGGAGCTTCAGGAACTCCAGGGGCTCCTGGATTTAAAG GTGAACCAGGATTTCCAGGTAGAGATGGTGCACCAGGTCCTTCCGGTGCTAAGGGAGAGAAAGGGGATCCAGGTCTTCCAGGACCTCCAGGAATTGTTGATATACCAAACAACTTAAAGGGAAATAAAGGAGATCCAGGACCACCAG GTGCACCAGGATTTCCAGGTGAAAAAGGTTTCCCTGGTCTCCCTGGTGAAGCTGGACTTCAAGGGTCAGATGGACGCCCTGGAATCCCTGGAACACCAG GTGCTAAGGGAGATCCAGGCATTAATGGAGGCCCAGGTGCTCCTGGAGTGCCAGGACAAAAAGGCAGCATGGGAGAAATGGGATTTCCAG GACCACCAGGGCAGAAGGGTCTAACGGGTCAGTCAGGGCGGCCAGGATCCCCCGGACAACCAGGAGCATCTGGCCTCCCGGGAAGCAAAGGGGAACCAGGTTCAGCTGGATTTGGACCACCAGGACTTCCTGGACCTAAG GGTGAGCCAGGCCAGCCAGGGTTCCCAGGAAGTCCAGGATTAAAAGGGGTTTCAGGATCACTCGGTCTTCCAGGTTTACCGGGAGCACCTGGTTCCAAAGGTGACCCTGGCCTCCCAGGATTCCAAG GTCCTCCTGGTATCCCGGGTCCTAAGGGTCTTGATGGTAGTCCTGGTGCCCCAGGTCTCACTGGTGCTCCCGGCAGATCAGGAGAGCCTGGCAAACCAGGAGTACCAGGGTTGCCAGGAGAGAAGGGTCAGGCAGGTCGGGATGGAATCCCAGGACCGCCTGGAGTCAAAGGAGAAGCTG GGCTTCCTGGTTATGGAATTCCTGGTCCTGCTGGGCTGCCAGGGGCACAAG GTGCTAAGGGAGACCCAGGTTTTCCTGGTCCACCAGGCAGTCCAGGTCTCCCGGGCCTTAAAGGAGATGCTGGCTTCCCTGGCTCCCCTGGTCCTTCAGGCAGCAGTGGCCCTCCTGGACCTCCAGGACTGGCTATGCAGGGCCCTAAAGGACTCCAAGGACCCCCTGGACCACCTGGAAGAGCAG GTCAACCTGGCCCAGAGGGTCCCCGTGGGCCCGCAGGAAGTGGTGGCGTTAAGGGAGAGAAGGGTAATGCTGGTGCTCCTGGCCAGCCAGGCTTCCCTGGACAAAAGGGTGACCCTGGTGGTCCAGGATTCCCA GGTCCACCCGGTCTTCCTGGAACCCCTGGTGTGAAGGGAGACCCTGGTCTGCCTGGTGTTCCTGGGTTCCCTG GGCCTAAGGGAGATTTAGGACCTCCTGGTAACATGGGTCCTCCTGGAGATCCTGGAGAAACTGGAGGGATGG GTCCTCCTGGTGATCCCGCTGTGCCTCCAGCTCCCATTGTGctaaaaggagagagaggaccCCCTGGGCCTCAAGGCCATCCTGGTGCTCGTGGACCTCCTGGTCTCCCTGGACGTGAAGGACTCCAAG GTCAGCCTGGTGATCGTGGTAGTGCTGGTTTGGACGGTACTCCTGGTTTCAGTGGCCCGCCAGGCAGAAAGGGAGACACAGGGCCTTCTGGTCAACCtg GTCAGCGTGGCTATCCTGGTCCCCCTGGTTCAGACGGCCCACAGGGTCCTCCTGGTCTTCCAGGTGGAGGCCCTGCAGCCCACGGATTCCTCATTACAAGACACAGCCAGATTCAGGAAGTGCCCCCCTGCCCTGAAGGAACTAATCTTATCTACAATGGCTACTCCCTGCTGTATGTGCAGGGCAATGAGAGGGCACATGGACAGGACCTTG GCACAGCTGGCAGCTGTCTACGCAGGTTCAGCACCATGCCCTTCATGTTCTGCAACATCAACAACGTGTGCAACTTTGCTTCTCGCAACGACTACTCCTACTGGCTGTCCACGCCTGAGCCTATGCCCATGTCCATGGCCCCCATCACTGGAGAGGGCATCAAGCCTTACATCAGCAG gtGCGCAGTATGTGAAGCTCGTGCCATGGTGATTGCAGTCCACAGCCAGACCATCCAGATTCCTAATTGCCCTTCAAATTGGGTGACTCTGTGGATAGGATACTCCTTTATGATG CACACCAGCGCAGGTGCAGAGGGCTCCGGTCAGGCCCTGGCCTCCCCCGGCTCCTGCCTGGAGGAGTTCCGCAGTGCTCCCTTTATAGAGTGCCATGGGAGGGGGACATGCAACTACTACGGCAACTCATACAGCTTTTGGCTTGCCACTGTAGACCCCAATGAGATGTTCAG TAAGCCTCAGTCAGAGACTTTCAAAGCGGGCAACCTCCGGGCACGTGTCAGCCGCTGTGCGGTCTGCATGAAGACGACGTAA